Part of the Anopheles gambiae chromosome 3, idAnoGambNW_F1_1, whole genome shotgun sequence genome is shown below.
TCAAATCGAACGTACCGACGAAAAAGACCAAATTTCTGAATCACAATGTGGAATATTTTTCTGGTGAGTATGTTAGAGGTAGTGTGCTTCCCCGCAACGACCAGTCCAATGCGGAGTCGTGACGTGTAGCGGGACGTGATGTTTGCTCTGGTCCCGTGTTCAACGCAACCGTTGCTAATTGtctgttattgttttttttctgctccttCTTCTCGGTCGCTGCGTTCTATTTGCtcaacgtgttttttttttaaattgcagCCATCAAAGCAATCGATGCACTGCTTGCGTCAAAGTTTGCCCAGGGTGACAACTGTCTCTTTCCGCACCGGCAGGCCGTGATTGATTTTATGGGCGATATGCTGTACCACAAGTTTTTCCACCGCGCCCGAAAGGTCCCGGTCAGCGAGCAGGAGCTGCGCGGGAAGAACAGCAAAAAGGCAGCCGCAGAGGCCTTGGTGACGGCCAGCTCGGCTAAGGATGGCTCCAAACAAACGGCGACAAAGGAGGAACGAGCAACCGACGCGGAAAGTAGCCACGCGGAGGGCAGCAAGGCGGTGGCGGAAGCGGTAGCGGAAAAGCGAAAGCGCAAGATCCGTCTAGAGATGCACCCGGAGCAGCTGTTTATCGATGGGCACGAGGCGTACGTCTGGCTGTAcgatccgattccgatgcaTTACTGGATCTTTGGCGCACTGCTGGTGGTGGGCGCGATCGTCATCTGTCTATTCCCGCTGTGGCCACCGCTGCTGCGAAAGGGTGTGTACTATCTGAGTATAGCGGCGGCCGGGTTTTTGGTGTTTATTCTCGGCCTGGTCGTGTTGCGATGCATCCTGTTCTGTCTGGTGTGGGTGGTGACCGGTGGAAAGCACCACTTCTGGCTGCTACCGAATCTGACGGAAGATGTCGGCTTCTTTGCCTCCTTCTGGCCACTGTACAATGTAAGTTGGGGATAATGGATTGAAATTTACAACCTGgataattttataatttctcTTCTACTATTTCCCCTGCTCTTTCCCGGCAGCATGAATACAAGGACGGTCAGAGTGGCACCGAGAAGGGTAGCAAGAAgacgaaaaaacgaaaacgcgACAAGGACAGTGGCGGCGAAGAGGAGAGTACCACCGCCGGCAATATCCCACCGACGATCGACGAGGTGAAGGAGCGTGACACTGAGGTGGAAAGCGGCAAATCTTCACCAGCGCCGGCAGCCGAAGGGTTAAGGCATCGTGGAgctaagcagcagcagcagcagcagccgcaggaATCTTCACCAGTGTCCGTCCCACCGGTCACAATTGCCGAGTCGATCGACGAGGAGCAAAAGTGAGTGTGTTGAAGCAGCAACGCAATGCCATGCAATGGGGTGGGAAAGGTGTATTATAGTTGCTTACAGTCGCTGTAACtttgtaaatgttttgttgtgtaaactaactgttttttttttaattttgttggtaCTGTGCTGGTTTctaatgtttgttttcttcatgtAGACCGTTAGAACTTCCTTCCGTTATAAAACCTTTCCCTATTTGTTTGTTGATCGTGTAATAAATTTCCTTGCTAATTATAtggttttgaagttgtttttccTCAAAATTCTAATGACCTGGGGTATTGGATGTATTTTACATAAcgcttctttttctgtttcagACTGGAGAAATTCATAACATTTACAATGTATATAAAACGCTAATCATTAATGCATAGTCTAGTTGAAAGCTCATCTGTGTAACGAATTTCTATCTTATTCTGCACAATTAATAACAAATTCGATTTGCTTATCATTTGTGCTGTATCATATATCTTCACACAAGTAGACGCTTCACACGGTttttcaggggttctcatagttgtgggccacttccttgactctttttAATTGGAAGTGACCTTCATATGCtagaaattggactctatggcaggCGTCttgaaaattcctattggTTTCGTCCAACAAggatgctatagagtccaattcccattacattaagtttatGTCACATAAGTAAGTATCAATAAactgtcccacagctatgagaagtCCTGAAATTTAAAGGGTTTTTGTCGATGCTTTGTCGATACAAATATGTGACGATGAACTTTACGATGTTGCCAATCTCACTATGTGCGACCATTTTCATTGCAGCTCCGGAACACCGTCGGAAAGTGACTCGGAAGGCTCGCAGCGCTCCTCCACGGGGAAGGACTTTGAGATGGTCGAGCCGGATGAGGTGGATACCTCGTAAAGCAGAACAAGTTGATCGACATGCGCGCgttacattttcatatcaCCCTAAATCCACGACTGCAGCAGTACTAGCTGCTTACCAGCTGAAATGGATCGGATAGCAACACCGATCATTCTCGTACCACATCTGCAAACCAAActctgcaaaaagaaaaaaaaaaacaacaccaccacaaccaacaCATGTACACACTGTACGATCATCACATCACGATTTGCATCCGCATCAGCCAAAGTTGTTTCCCCGTCTCCCCACAACAACTTTCCCATGTGTGTACAATAATCAAAAGCACGCATGAGATACGTTGACCAATGGCCAAATTCCACCCCACTCCACATGTTCGGCGTTTCTGGGGTGATTTTGATAGTACCGGCGCGCTGTCAGAAGGCGCGCATTCGGGTGGCACGGAGTGAATCTCTGCGCCAGCGTGCCGTCAGTCGTTTCGCAACCGATCGCAATGATCGTTACGGTGCTTTTCGCGCGAGTTGAAACCCCTTAGTCCGAACGGTGCATTCCACACAGCGAGCCATCAAGACCATCTCATTAGCCAAACTCTACTAATGGACAGTGTTTTATCTCATAACGACGGTTTTGGTTTAGCGTAAGTCACTTTGGACCACACTGGGGTCTGCTGTGCTGGGAGCGGGTTATTGCCGGTTTTATTACGAATTTTATCGGTGTCCTCAAAAGGTGAATAACATCAAGCAAAAATAATTGAACCTTCTGGTCGTGATTTCGGAAACACATATGACGCAATTGTGAGCCTAAATGTTAAGAGTTAATTGCATAGAGATACAGAATAATGAGACATTGTTTAGAACACGTATTTCACCGCACATCTGTCTGTGGCTGGGATGGAACTTAATGCCAGCagacaaaaaatcaaaacgatTCAAACAAATTACAAACCCAACAAATTAGAGATGAATGAATGCATCCCAATCTTTTCCGCATGGTTCAATCGATTCGGCACCACCCAAATGCTCGGAATCTTTCCCACTCTTTGTTATCAGTGCTCTGCTGGCTGGTGGAGCCATTGCGTTATCGGTTCACTTCCGTGCTGAAGCATTAGAAGAAGCAATCGTATGTGGTTGGAGGGCGTGATGGTGTGTGGGGAGGGCTTTTGTTCGAGCACCAAAATACAACGAAAACATTTGGCAGAAACCGCAggcacaaaataaaaaacacaaccacacaaaaacgatTTCAGATTGAGAATCGAAAATCTCAAACCGGCAGTGGAGTCTCTGAAGCATGAAGGGCGCATGAACAGCGAACGGTAGTGTAAAGCCAACGGTCGAGCCCGGGCGTAACCAAGCCACGTGCATGCGAGCCCTGAGTTGTttgagtgcgtgtgtggttCGTTGTTCAGTTTCGGAATAGTGAATGAATTTTCGGACATTAAAATACCGCTAGAGGGCTACTCACGCAGAGTGCGGAGTTATTACATGCCGTCAGCTCGAGCAGTGGCTGGTTGGCTTTATATTCACTGTGTTCTGTGCGCATCGTATGCATCTCCCCTATCCCATCCCTTTCAGCTGTGTAGATTGTGTGTCCATTTAGCGTGTTCTTTATCCCGGACGTGTGGCAAATGTCCGTACAACATTGCAAACACGTATTACATACTACATACAAAGGACGGAGAGAGCGAAGCTAAAGACGCCCCGGGGCAACATAATATTATGTGGACAGGCCGGTGATAAAGCATTTTACGTGGTGtgaaacagtaaaacaaaacaaaatagaaactcTGGCAGACGATTAACGGGCTacaacaaatcaaaacacGCAACAGTATCGCGAGCCGTTAGTAAACGACGTTAGTATGTagacaaagagagcgagagacagtgagtggaagaaagagagatagaggaagcgaaaaaaaaacgacgaaaggtttttgtagtgtgtgtgtgcaaacgtTAGGTAAGGTTatattattcaaaataaaatttatggtATGAAAAATAGT
Proteins encoded:
- the LOC1279201 gene encoding translocation protein SEC62 isoform X1, yielding MRIASRRHGLGGLIDLAYWLRQLVNWFLHPAPPVALGTRAVQAQEYSGPGGAEQEIEKASKDEYKVAKWLKSNVPTKKTKFLNHNVEYFSAIKAIDALLASKFAQGDNCLFPHRQAVIDFMGDMLYHKFFHRARKVPVSEQELRGKNSKKAAAEALVTASSAKDGSKQTATKEERATDAESSHAEGSKAVAEAVAEKRKRKIRLEMHPEQLFIDGHEAYVWLYDPIPMHYWIFGALLVVGAIVICLFPLWPPLLRKGVYYLSIAAAGFLVFILGLVVLRCILFCLVWVVTGGKHHFWLLPNLTEDVGFFASFWPLYNHEYKDGQSGTEKGSKKTKKRKRDKDSGGEEESTTAGNIPPTIDEVKERDTEVESGKSSPAPAAEGLRHRGAKQQQQQQPQESSPVSVPPVTIAESIDEEQNSGTPSESDSEGSQRSSTGKDFEMVEPDEVDTS
- the LOC1279201 gene encoding translocation protein SEC62 isoform X2; translated protein: MAEKRRAKKRKDEYSGPGGAEQEIEKASKDEYKVAKWLKSNVPTKKTKFLNHNVEYFSAIKAIDALLASKFAQGDNCLFPHRQAVIDFMGDMLYHKFFHRARKVPVSEQELRGKNSKKAAAEALVTASSAKDGSKQTATKEERATDAESSHAEGSKAVAEAVAEKRKRKIRLEMHPEQLFIDGHEAYVWLYDPIPMHYWIFGALLVVGAIVICLFPLWPPLLRKGVYYLSIAAAGFLVFILGLVVLRCILFCLVWVVTGGKHHFWLLPNLTEDVGFFASFWPLYNHEYKDGQSGTEKGSKKTKKRKRDKDSGGEEESTTAGNIPPTIDEVKERDTEVESGKSSPAPAAEGLRHRGAKQQQQQQPQESSPVSVPPVTIAESIDEEQNSGTPSESDSEGSQRSSTGKDFEMVEPDEVDTS